The genomic interval GTAATGAAGCACCCAGACAAACCAAGCAAAGCGAAAAACAATAGAGCTCCTGCATCCAACAGGATAATAATGTGAATAAAGCAAAAAACAAGGACTAGGTATAAGAGTGTAAGAGACGAAAATCATCAATCAGgacctgaataaccaaagaaaACCAAAACAGTCACAAAAACAGTACAGTACAGGGCAATTATCAGTAACCCAATTGCAACTTCTAAGGAACCTAAAGTCTATTCCCATTAAGACACTCATGTACCAAACACCCCATTAATACTATATAATTCATGAACGTCCTTATTGTGTGTATTCAGTACAGTAGTCAATAATGTGAGAAACATTGCTAGTGAAAACATTACCATTAGTCAGTGGATAAACAGTTCAATCAACAACAAGCTAGTACATTCCTCTCTCCCCTCTTCAAAAATACAATACAAATGTGAAGTACATGCGGGTATAAATAACAAGCATCATCTATAAGAAGCATACATATATAAGAATTTAAAGATGATTAACGTAGATACTTGAGGGTTTAGAAAAGAGATTTACCACAAATGTAATAGAAAGTAACCTCACTATCAAAACCCCAAGCACGACGAAGCCAGGATTGTTGGTAGCCATCTGTCAAATACACCAGATATGCCAATGAAGCTATAACCTGCAAGTGAAAGAAACATGGGATTCAGTAAAATTATCAGAAACTCTAAAAATGACAGCTCGAGAGAATAACCAATGACCTACAAGTTGAACAGTCAGAAATATAAACATGATGTCTCTAGTCACAAAGAATCTGAATTTCAAGGTTCTCCATTTCCTATCAGCAGCAACATGGACTCTCAAGTGGTAAGGGGCTTTACAGGTCGTGCAATGAGCAAATGCAAACCCCTCCTGGAAAGTGGCAAAATCAGTTCCATCAAGTAAAAATGTGAAATATCCAGAAATACATGTGCAATGGATAATATACTATACAGTCTATACTTATTCAAAAATCTATTACTATGTACTAAATTAACATTACGCAAATAACATCATAACCGCATCTCCAATTCATTAAACATACTCCTACGCACAAGAAAACACGTTAGCTAATTCACTTTTGAACCTGTCCATGGTACTAATGATAATTTGTCACTGGAATCAAACTGTGACACTCACAACActgaaaaattattacattgAAAATAGAAAGGGCAGGAAATCATCATAATCTACATGAAAATGGAtcctttaatttgtaattttactCTGGCCTATCGTTGCATTTATATGTCATTACTTCGTATAACTATGCAACAACCATATGCATAAAACATCACAGGATTATCATATTATGCTCCATTTttccatttatttatttatttgagacTGGAAGTAGTTCGCATACATACCCTTACGGCTCGCCAATGATCTAAACATTCCCGGTGCACATACTTCGATGTGCCCTTGCACTTACAAGGAGCTATAAAGTCCCTACCTGAGAAATAAATTAACGAACACTAATTACTCCACCCTTAAGAGCCTCAATTCAACTGTTGTTAGATAGAAAtattgtttcttttttcttttttcaaaattcCACATGAACTGATTAAACTTAATTAATTCCAAGCCAAGACAGACTCAATAAATTGGCTTAGTTGACTAAGCTTTCATTAACATTATCTATCCAAACAAACTAGCAGAAACAACAAAATTGTAGACCACACTGTTCCCTTATTTTTCATCAACTATCCTTTCAAGCAACAATTAACCAATTAAGTAtcactttctcttttttttttttcataaattattaaattttaagaaCACCATAATGAGAAAGATAAAGACCTAAAACACAATGgaatagaagaagaagagagaaaagaataATTGGCAGTTAAAATAATTACCGTCTGTTTCAAGACAAATTCGGCACTGGATTTGTTCGCCGGGTCCTGCCTCGAGGTCGATCTCGTTGGGATCAGTGATCGGAGACGGTGGGATGAGAGGCGAATCGTCGGAGTGATCCGCCATATAAGTGGGAGGAAAGAAGAAGATTAAAAGTAAAAGAGAAATGGAAGAAATGGGTTGTCTTTGTTAGACTGCATTAAAGAAAACCCTAATTCCCAATTCTATCAAAGGGAAGAGAATTTCAATGCCTAGCCTGAGAACGGTGGAGTGGAATGGGATTCGAGAACGTCAACGtatttcaatttctttttcgTACCAAACGccaatttgttttttattttttttcctttttcattttACAGTTTAGtcctctattattattattattattggagtaattattattattattattattattattattattattattggagtaattattattattattattattatttgtttttaaaatttttgttcaCTTGACGTGGCATGTCTACATAGATAAAATTAGAATCACGTGGAATACAGTCTGTCAATAATTGAACAAAGTCACCTTGCGTAGCATATCAATTGTTTAAGGGTTCTAAGGCAATTAAGCAAGGTCAAGCAAAGAGAAAATGGCTAGCCAAGGGAGTTTGGTCAGCCAGTCCTAAAAATAGAGCTGGTCGACTAGCACGTGCAGATAGCTTTGAAAAGAGCTAAATGAATGGTGGGGTCCACAACGAACTTTCTGGAAGATTCTCAAACTAAATTTCAATTACGGGTGAGATCCAACAATCCAAAGATATGCATATTCCCTCAAGATAGTATCCAATATTCTAGGAATTTAAGTattcttttttataatttaaatataagatATAAAgagttatttttcttaattttgagggggtatttaccTATTTGAATTATGATCTTTCGTAAGCcctacactatataaagagcatTAGGCATGATGGAAAAGGACTTGAATTTTAAGTCACGCATGCTCATAGCCCTTCTAATCCCTACACACTCCTCTATGCTTCCAAGACACTTAGTTTATTTTCTTCACAAAGTCTCACAAGCTCTGAATCTGTAACACTCAATTCTCTATACTGTAATATTGAAGAGAGCCATAGCTAGAAACTATAAGGTTCAAGCCTGTAATCTGCATGGTATTATCTCAAGaataaatacaactaaaagaGGAGTATGTCATTTTTCGTTCATCTAGGGGGTTGAACCTTTTATAAATTCATGTGTTACTTtcatcatttattattattattattattattattattattattattattattattattattattatttatacgtGGTGAAAATCAACAATTAATAAGGCTCCGTTGTTAGTTGACCAAATTCTAAGTTAATATtttagtgctttcattgagagctttaTTTGATTTTCATCCATCTCATTCTGATCAATCACCATGGTTCTAACCCGAAGAACCACTTCCTCAGGTCTTCCTTGGGATCCTATGACAATCGATCCCGATGTCCATGTTCCTCCCACCACAGAAGGCCCTACTAATTCGGCTAATACCGTCAACCCTACAAATCCTACAAATCCTGCCGACCCTAGTAACCCTGATGATCCTGCTAACTCGACAAATTCTAATGGTCAACCCTTGCCACCCAGGACAGACCCACCAGTAACGCCTCAAATGGAAGGCCCTATCAACATGGAATAACCTCCACAGAGCACAACTAGGGTTGTTCCACGGTACTACGCAGGAGAAGAGGGCCAGGAATCGGTGAACCATCTATTGGTGAGCCTCACTTGGACCTTAGGGATGATATTGAGTTAGCTAGGCTCAGAGATGTTGTACGCCAAGTCACTCAAACAGGAGAAGAGGAACCATGCGCTGCTGGTTGCGATGCTTTCACCCAGCAGAGATGCAATTTCCTAAGGTAGATGGATGACCAGAAGGCCATCCTTGGAGCCCATCAGGTGGAGTTGAACTGCCGTAATCGAGAAGCCAATGACCTAATGAGGCAGTTTAATGAGATAACTACCGGAAGGGGTCAGAATCTCATAAGAGACCCTCTACAAGGAAGGCTTATTGATAGGTCAGGAAGGTAGACAATGGACAAACAGTCCAACAAGGTCCCTCAAACACGAGGATATACCTTCCCCTGCCTGAAGACGATCAAATCTTCCCAGACAGACCATATGGCAAGAACAACCAGTTCCTGGCACCAGGAGGTGTTGGAGGACGAGAAGACAACTCTGGGTAAGAAACATTGCCAATTGGCTAGGCCCTAGCTGGATAGCATAATAATTATCTCCCCTAAAATATTCAAGAACAATTTGTTCTAAGACCTATGGATCTTATTTTTGACAGATTAGGTCCTAAGATAGGAGAAAACGCACAATACAACAATAACTTGAGGAGGGAGAACTGGAGTGACTTTGTTCCACCTCTGGATAATGGTTTATGGTAGGTGGATCCTCCAAACCCAAGTGGTTGGGAGGACCAACCTATCAATCCACAAACTTGGTTGGCTGGCCAAAGGAACTTGGCCGGTCTGGCCGGCCATGGGGTGCTGGCCGGCCAAGGGTATCTGTCCAGCCAAGAAAGGTTAGCTGAACATGAGGCCACAAGAACAGATCTATTTGTGCAAGCACGGTTGGATCAACTCAAATACATGATCAAAGGCCTATCCAGCCTAAAGCTGTCAGACTTAGAACTTGACAGGTCGATGGGATCACCTTTCTCAGCATATATTAATGCACTGCCCCTTCCAAAGTTCAAAATACCAGCTTGAAAGATGTACATAGGGAAGGAAGATCCCCTAGCACACATAATATACTTTAAGATCAAAACGAATCTCCAAAAAGTAACCAGAGATGTGCAATGTCAAATCTTTCTGACTACTGTCTCAGACAGCCCAGCAGTGGTATTTCAAGCTGTCCCTAAAAAGATTCAACTCTTGGGAGGAATTCTCTGGAGAATTCTATACTCAATTCTCGTCCTTGAGATAAATACTTTCACAACTTGAAGACCTTGTCGAAATAAAACAAAGATAAGGCAAACCCTTGAAAAACTACATTCAAAGGTTCAGGGCTGAGGCCACTAAGGTTAAAGGGCTAACAGAAGAAGGTTGTTATACGGCCATACTTGGAGGTATCTTACCATTGAGTGAATTCTATAAAGATATCAGAAGGATCTCAATGAACAACATGAAAGAGTTCCTCGAGGGAGTTGATGGCTTCATTAAGTTAGAAGAAGTTGTTTGGCAAGCCCAAACAGGAAGACAGGTCAGTGTCGAGCAAACTCAGGGTGTTATACAACCCTAGGTTCTGTCCAACCTGCCGGCTAGCATAAGCAATACCTGTCAGACCTCCTACAATAAGTTAATGGAGGCAAACGCAACAGTAATAGCTCTAGCTGAGATAGTGGCAAAAAAGGAAAGTTTAACAATTCCCCTACAACACAAAATAAAAAGGAGAAGGAGAAAAAGTATTTATGCTTCACCCTCCTGACAAAAACTCCTGAAACAATCTACATGGCCACACCAAGTTGTTGTCCCGTACAAGAAGCCTCCTCCCATTAAGAAGGACATCAGCAAGAGGGACTCCTCTAAATTTTGTCAATTTCATAATGATTTTGGCCATGACACTAATGAATGTCAACATCTAAAAAGAGAGATGAAATTCCATATCAGGAAAAATAATCCTCACCTACGTTGTTATGTGCAGAACAACCAAACTTAGGCACAAGCTACCCATAATGGAGACCCAATGCCACCACTAGTGGCGGGTCACCTAGGGGTCATAATTGGTGGACCACATATGGCAGGCGAAATAAGCAAAGCCTTGGAGCACTATGCTCGGACCCTCCGTCATGAGTTAAAAAGAGACATTCTAGCTGTGGAAGAAAAAGACTCCAAGCAGCTTAAGCTTGGAGAACCTGCCATAGCCTTTGCCGGAGGAGATGCTTCCCAGGTTAGGTTCCCTCATATTGACCCCCTGGTCATAACTGCACAAATAGGGAACATGACAGTTGCTATGTGCATGATTGCTAATGGGGCCTCttccaactttttttttcaaattaacttatgaaaagatggggctccaatTGACAGATCTAGCATCTTGTACACAACTAATGTACGACTTCTTTGGCCAAGGCCTTGCACCATTGGGATACATCTGACTGCCTCTGACAGTTGGAGAAAGTCCCACTACAAGAACATTGATGGCTCAGTTTGTAGTAATCAATGTGCCATTAGCCTTCAATGCAATGATAAGCTAGCTAGCCCTACACGACCTGAAGGCAGTAACGTTAATTTACCACCTATGCCTAAAGTTCCTGGCAAGACATGGGGTTGGATGCCTAAAGGGAGATCAATAATCTGCCCGACACTGCTACAACTTAGCTTTGTctaaagccaaaaaaaaaagatgccTGCCAAAAGCTCTAACCAAGAGTCTGGCAAAGGATAATAAAGTTCAACCCAAAGTGGGGAGGCAGATTTAGATCCTCACTTTGGAGATCCTGCAGAAAGCTTTGGACCAGTAGAGGAGTTAGAAGAAGTGGAGATTGACCCCACTCTTTTGACTAGAAAATTGAAGATTGAAAAGGGTTTAgcgccaaaaataaaattagctttgataaaatttctaaggGCAAACCTTGACGTCTTCGCTTGGTCACATGAAGACATGATGGGAATAGACCCATCTGTAATGACTCATGCCCTGAACATAGATCCAAACTTCCGACCTGT from Cannabis sativa cultivar Pink pepper isolate KNU-18-1 chromosome 4, ASM2916894v1, whole genome shotgun sequence carries:
- the LOC115714177 gene encoding uncharacterized protein LOC115714177 isoform X1, coding for MADHSDDSPLIPPSPITDPNEIDLEAGPGEQIQCRICLETDGRDFIAPCKCKGTSKYVHRECLDHWRAVREGFAFAHCTTCKAPYHLRVHVAADRKWRTLKFRFFVTRDIMFIFLTVQLVIASLAYLVYLTDGYQQSWLRRAWGFDSEVTFYYICGALLFFALLGLSGCFITCYDRRVRNDLAQPCRELCLCCCHPGVCADCHLPGTLCMWTDCTTCFESCASMAGECGCLGGAGEAGLPLLFIMALVVLGLFTLIGIFYSVLVATMVGQRIWQRHYHILAKRMLTKEYVVEDVDGEMTGSDWCPPPLPLEHVQQLKTLGLL